The Primulina tabacum isolate GXHZ01 chromosome 16, ASM2559414v2, whole genome shotgun sequence genome window below encodes:
- the LOC142529829 gene encoding putative cytochrome c oxidase subunit 5C-1: MAGSRVAHVTLKGPSVVKEILIATALGLAAGSLWKMHHWNEQRKTRAFYDLLDKGEVTVVAAEE, from the coding sequence ATGGCTGGCTCTAGGGTTGCTCATGTCACTCTGAAAGGACCAAGCGTGGTGAAGGAGATACTCATAGCAACTGCACTTGGCCTTGCTGCAGGCAGTCTTTGGAAGATGCACCATTGGAACGAGCAAAGAAAGACGAGGGCATTCTATGACTTATTGGATAAAGGCGAGGTCACTGTTGTCGCTGCAGAAGAATAA
- the LOC142529828 gene encoding putative protein S-acyltransferase 1 isoform X1, with translation MGGAKNQDFVLPSKCMDSAKSKKRLYQVWKGRNKFLCGGRLIFGPDAASLLLSSFLIGAPALTFCTKMLVRIPEVDSLYGHIVFIVGLVLTFLVLTFLIMTSSRNPGIIPRNTRPPEPDSLSNSNSSIEWINNATPDLKLPRTKDIFINGHTVKVKYCDTCLLYRPPRSSHCSICNNCVQRFDHHCPWVGQCIGVRNYRIFIMFVSSSTILCIYVFTFSLLHLLEQPGRIWTSMSRDIVSVALIIYCFIAVWFVGGLSVFHFYLICTNQTTYENFRYRYDKKENPYNRGMIKNLKEIFFSKTVPSLVNFREWVTEEDDSILESITKKFCGDIMKSNGKMNIEAGILGKDGKPYPDLLQNLDYKGIEDSLKKDRGGKIVTDPFFFPMAQEGDCGRDSNADEDDGTENSSQRTSSAVLRDHIVEV, from the exons atgggTGGGGCTAAAAATCAAGATTTTGTTCTGCCTTCCAAATGCATGGATTCTGCAAAATCCAAGAAAAGGCTTTATCAAGTTTGGAAGGGTCGAAAT AAATTTTTGTGTGGAGGGAGGTTGATCTTTGGTCCTGATGCGGCATCACTTCTTCTGTCTAGCTTCCTAATAGGAGCCCCTGCATTAACATTCTGTACTAAGATGCTTGTAAGGATCCCAGAAGTTGATTCCTTGTACGGACACATTGTATTTATAGTTGGACTTGTCCTCACATTTCTG GTTTTGACTTTTCTCATCATGACATCTTCGAGAAATCCTGGAATAATCCCGAGGAACACGAGGCCACCTGAGCCAGACAGCTTGTCGAATTCCAATTCATCTATAGAGTGGATTAACAATGCTACACCTGACTTAAAATTGCCAAGAACAAAAGATATCTTTATCAATGGCCATACAGTTAAAGTGAAGTATTGTGATACATGTTTGCTGTATCGTCCCCCACGTTCATCTCATTGCTCAATCTGCAACAACTGTGTCCAGAGGTTCGATCACCATTGTCCATGGGTGGGCCAATGTATTGGTGTT CGCAACTACCGGATTTTTATCATGTTCGTGTCATCTTCAACAATCTTGTGCATATACGTTTTCACATTTTCTTTGTTACATCTCCTTGAACAACCGGGTCGCATTTGGACTAGCATGTCGAGGGATATCGTGTCAGTTGCTCTTATAATCTACTGCTTCATTGCGGTGTGGTTTGTTGGTGGCCTAAGCGTATTCCATTTTTATCTCATCTGCACCAACCAG ACAACATATGAAAACTTTCGTTATCGTTATGATAAGAAGGAAAATCCATATAATCGAGGAATGATCAAGAACCTCAAGGAAATATTTTTCTCCAAGACGGTACCTTCTCTGGTAAACTTCCGGGAATGGGTGACCGAAGAAGACGACTCTATTTTAGAGTCCATAACAAAGAAATTCTGTGGCGACATCATGAAATCAAATGGGAAGATGAATATAGAAGCCGGCATTCTTGGAAAAGATGGTAAACCATATCCGGATCTTTTGCAGAATCTTGATTATAAAGGAATCGAAGACAGCTTAAAGAAGGACCGAGGAGGGAAAATCGTTACCGATCCCTTTTTCTTTCCCATGGCTCAAGAAGGAGACTGTGGCAGAGACAGTAATGCCGATGAGGATGATGGGACAGAAAATAGCTCACAAAGAACTTCATCAGCTGTGCTTCGG GACCATATTGTGGAAGTTTGA
- the LOC142529828 gene encoding putative protein S-acyltransferase 1 isoform X2 — translation MGGAKNQDFVLPSKCMDSAKSKKRLYQVWKGRNKFLCGGRLIFGPDAASLLLSSFLIGAPALTFCTKMLVRIPEVDSLYGHIVFIVGLVLTFLVLTFLIMTSSRNPGIIPRNTRPPEPDSLSNSNSSIEWINNATPDLKLPRTKDIFINGHTVKVKYCDTCLLYRPPRSSHCSICNNCVQRFDHHCPWVGQCIGVRNYRIFIMFVSSSTILCIYVFTFSLLHLLEQPGRIWTSMSRDIVSVALIIYCFIAVWFVGGLSVFHFYLICTNQTTYENFRYRYDKKENPYNRGMIKNLKEIFFSKTVPSLVNFREWVTEEDDSILESITKKFCGDIMKSNGKMNIEAGILGKDGKPYPDLLQNLDYKGIEDSLKKDRGGKIVTDPFFFPMAQEGDCGRDSNADEDDGTENSSQRTSSAVLRV, via the exons atgggTGGGGCTAAAAATCAAGATTTTGTTCTGCCTTCCAAATGCATGGATTCTGCAAAATCCAAGAAAAGGCTTTATCAAGTTTGGAAGGGTCGAAAT AAATTTTTGTGTGGAGGGAGGTTGATCTTTGGTCCTGATGCGGCATCACTTCTTCTGTCTAGCTTCCTAATAGGAGCCCCTGCATTAACATTCTGTACTAAGATGCTTGTAAGGATCCCAGAAGTTGATTCCTTGTACGGACACATTGTATTTATAGTTGGACTTGTCCTCACATTTCTG GTTTTGACTTTTCTCATCATGACATCTTCGAGAAATCCTGGAATAATCCCGAGGAACACGAGGCCACCTGAGCCAGACAGCTTGTCGAATTCCAATTCATCTATAGAGTGGATTAACAATGCTACACCTGACTTAAAATTGCCAAGAACAAAAGATATCTTTATCAATGGCCATACAGTTAAAGTGAAGTATTGTGATACATGTTTGCTGTATCGTCCCCCACGTTCATCTCATTGCTCAATCTGCAACAACTGTGTCCAGAGGTTCGATCACCATTGTCCATGGGTGGGCCAATGTATTGGTGTT CGCAACTACCGGATTTTTATCATGTTCGTGTCATCTTCAACAATCTTGTGCATATACGTTTTCACATTTTCTTTGTTACATCTCCTTGAACAACCGGGTCGCATTTGGACTAGCATGTCGAGGGATATCGTGTCAGTTGCTCTTATAATCTACTGCTTCATTGCGGTGTGGTTTGTTGGTGGCCTAAGCGTATTCCATTTTTATCTCATCTGCACCAACCAG ACAACATATGAAAACTTTCGTTATCGTTATGATAAGAAGGAAAATCCATATAATCGAGGAATGATCAAGAACCTCAAGGAAATATTTTTCTCCAAGACGGTACCTTCTCTGGTAAACTTCCGGGAATGGGTGACCGAAGAAGACGACTCTATTTTAGAGTCCATAACAAAGAAATTCTGTGGCGACATCATGAAATCAAATGGGAAGATGAATATAGAAGCCGGCATTCTTGGAAAAGATGGTAAACCATATCCGGATCTTTTGCAGAATCTTGATTATAAAGGAATCGAAGACAGCTTAAAGAAGGACCGAGGAGGGAAAATCGTTACCGATCCCTTTTTCTTTCCCATGGCTCAAGAAGGAGACTGTGGCAGAGACAGTAATGCCGATGAGGATGATGGGACAGAAAATAGCTCACAAAGAACTTCATCAGCTGTGCTTCGGGTATAA
- the LOC142528720 gene encoding histone-lysine N-methyltransferase, H3 lysine-9 specific SUVH1-like, whose amino-acid sequence MEQGFGSEPSSLPVSIDKTRVLDVRPLQCLVPIFPNTPNVSSGSVHPAPFSCFPPSGPFPPGVRPFYPFLIPNSSQQTPSAAQYQDNLGSDGPIPAPVPLNSYMSPTPRAQGRRGKPKRSFNSQKYVVVVDDEYNDSQNDQYPSGPSAHANDAENGSNSELRSGRARRRGARNSDGFDVESLVYSFLTPFKLHEFDDFRRSNGDMETVRTILLVFSLLRRKLTQLEEASDLATAIAKRPDLKAGKFLMAKGIRTNSTKRIGHVPGIEVGDVFFFRMELCIAGLHSQSMAGIDYLSVRVTVDEEPVAVSIVSSGGYDDEGDGVDVLIYSGQGGVQRPDGQMFDQKLERGNLALEKSLHRANDVRVIRGIKDSLSTGKIYIYDGLYKIRESWAEKNKSGCNVFKYKLVRVPGQPEAYSVWKSIQQWKDGFTRPKGVILPDLTSGAESQPVTLVNDVDNEKGPAHFSYISTLRYSKPFLTSKPSSGCHCLGGCQPGDTNCPCNRGNEGLLPYSSTGVLLTNKSLIYECGPTCACPPNCRSRMSQAGIKFRLEVFKTKNSGWGLRSWDPIRVGAFICEYAGDVISDTSDFGSENDNSYIFDSTRYFEPLELIRDSSAGYNKAPFPLVISGKNCGNVARFMNHSCSPNVFWQPVLRERNNDSYLHVAFFAIRHIPPMQELTYDYGLVPSEKGDKGKKKCLCGSERCRGYFY is encoded by the coding sequence ATGGAGCAGGGTTTTGGTTCGGAGCCAAGTTCTCTTCCTGTGTCAATTGATAAAACCAGGGTGTTGGATGTGAGGCCATTGCAGTGCCTCGTCCCAATTTTCCCGAACACACCCAATGTGTCTTCAGGTTCAGTCCACCCAGCACCCTTTTCTTGTTTTCCACCCTCAGGCCCATTTCCACCTGGAGTCCGACCATTTTACCCTTTTCTGATTCCCAATAGTTCTCAACAAACTCCTTCTGCTGCCCAATACCAAGATAATTTAGGTTCCGATGGCCCTATACCAGCTCCTGTTCCACTTAATTCATATATGAGCCCAACACCCCGAGCCCAAGGCCGCCGTGGGAAGCCTAAGAGGTCCTTCAATTCTCAGAAATATGTTGTTGTGGTGGATGATGAGTATAATGACTCACAGAATGACCAATATCCTAGTGGACCTAGTGCACATGCCAATGATGCAGAGAATGGCAGCAACTCAGAGTTGAGAAGTGGCAGGGCGAGGAGGAGAGGGGCCAGGAACAGTGATGGCTTTGATGTGGAATCTCTAGTTTATAGCTTCTTGACACCATTTAAGCTTCATGAGTTTGATGACTTTAGAAGATCTAATGGTGACATGGAGACTGTTAGAACCATACTCCTGGTTTTTAGTTTATTAAGGAGAAAGCTTACTCAGCTCGAAGAAGCGAGTGACTTGGCAACAGCGATTGCTAAACGTCCTGACCTGAAGGCAGGCAAATTTTTGATGGCGAAAGGGATTCGAACAAATAGCACTAAGAGGATCGGGCATGTACCTGGAATTGAAGTTGGCGATGTATTCTTTTTCAGAATGGAACTCTGCATTGCTGGTCTACATTCCCAAAGTATGGCTGGAATAGATTATTTGAGCGTTAGAGTTACCGTAGATGAAGAGCCTGTCGCTGTCAGTATAGTTTCATCTGGGGGATATGATGATGAGGGGGATGGCGTAGATGTGTTGATTTACAGTGGTCAGGGTGGAGTGCAGAGGCCAGACGGGCAAATGTTTGATCAGAAGCTTGAAAGGGGAAATTTGGCTCTTGAAAAGAGTTTACATCGTGCCAATGATGTAAGGGTTATAAGGGGTATAAAAGATTCTCTGTCAACCGGCAAGATCTATATCTATGATGGTCTGTACAAGATTCGGGAGTCATGGGCGGAAAAAAACAAGTCAGGATGCAATGTTTTCAAATATAAGTTGGTCAGAGTTCCGGGGCAGCCAGAAGCTTATTCTGTGTGGAAGTCAATTCAGCAGTGGAAGGATGGATTTACTAGGCCTAAGGGTGTGATTCTTCCAGATCTGACTTCGGGTGCCGAGAGTCAGCCTGTCACTCTTGTGAATGACGTTGATAATGAAAAGGGCCCGGCCCATTTCTCGTATATTTCTACTCTGAGATACTCCAAGCCCTTTTTGACATCTAAACCCTCTTCTGGTTGCCACTGCTTGGGTGGATGCCAGCCAGGTGATACCAACTGCCCTTGTAATCGTGGAAACGAGGGCCTGCTTCCGTATTCTTCAACCGGGGTTCTTCTAACTAACAAATCTTTGATATATGAGTGTGGACCGACTTGTGCCTGTCCTCCAAATTGCCGGAGTCGAATGTCTCAAGCTGGTATTAAATTTCGTCTTGAGGTTTTCAAAACAAAGAACAGTGGTTGGGGACTGAGGTCTTGGGATCCTATTCGTGTGGGAGCTTTCATTTGTGAATATGCTGGGGATGTAATCAGTGATACCAGTGATTTTGGAAGTGAAAATGATAATAGTTATATCTTTGATTCCACACGCTACTTTGAGCCATTAGAGCTTATACGAGACAGTTCTGCTGGTTATAATAAGGCCCCATTCCCGCTTGTTATAAGTGGAAAGAATTGCGGAAATGTAGCTCGTTTCATGAACCATAGCTGTTCGCCAAATGTGTTCTGGCAGCCAGTTTTACGTGAACGAAACAATGACTCATATCTCCATGTTGCATTCTTTGCCATCCGACATATTCCTCCAATGCAAGAGCTAACTTATGATTATGGACTGGTTCCATCCGAAAAAGGGGATAAAGGAAAGAAAAAGTGTTTGTGTGGATCCGAGAGGTGCCGAGGATACTTCTATTGA